One segment of Kwoniella newhampshirensis strain CBS 13917 chromosome 10 map unlocalized Ctg14, whole genome shotgun sequence DNA contains the following:
- a CDS encoding ferrochelatase, with product MGGPTTVPEVHDFLSRLFHDHDLIPLPMQSFLAPVIARRRTPQIEKQYTEIGGGSPILKWTKIQGEAMCALLDELNPSTAPHKPYVAFRYAKTLTEDCTEEMKRDGVQRAVAFSQYPQYSCSTTGSSLNELYRVAKAKGWGGSGEVEWSVLDRWPQHPGLIEAFAHNIKTTLATYPEDKRKDVVILFSAHSLPLDIVNRGDPYTAEVAATVYAVMNKLGFSNPYRLTWQSKVGPKAWQGPQTAAAIEGYAKQGTKDICLVPIAFTSDHIETLYELDIEVKEEADKLGVNLTRAASLNDSPIFIRALADLMSNHLKSYEDGSAGPTGRQLLLRCPGCNNPKCAKTKDWLATGGTSITA from the exons ATGGGTGGACCAACGACC GTACCTGAAGTGCACGACTTCCTATCCCGGTTGTtccacgaccacgacctCATACCCCTACCTATGCAATCCTTCCTGGCACCCGTGATCGCACGACGTCGAACGCCTCAAATTGAAAAGCAATACACCGAAATCGGCGGCGGCTCTCCCATCCTCAAATGGACCAAGATCCAAGGCGAAGCGATGTGTGCATTACTGGACGAACTGAACCCCTCGACGGCACCTCATAAGCCCTACGTCGCATTCCGATACGCGAAAACGTTGACGGAGGATTGTacggaggagatgaagagggacgGCGTGCAGAGGGCGGTTGCGTTCAGTCAATATCCGCAATACAGTTGTTCGACGACGGGCAGTAGTTTGAATGAGCTTTATCGAGTGGCCAAGGCCAAGGGATGGGGAGGGTCAGGTGAGGTAGAATGGAGTGTGTTGGACAGGTGGCCACAACATCCAGGCttgatcgag GCTTTCGCTCATAACATCAAGACCACGCTTGCCACATACCCCGAAGACAAGAGGAAAGACGTGGtcattctcttctctgctcattcccttcctctcgatATCGTCAA CCGAGGAGATCCATACACTGCTGAAGTTGCTGCTACAGTCTACGCCGTCATGAACAAGCTCGGTTTCTCCAACCC CTACCGACTCACGTGGCAGTCCAAAGTTGGCCCTAAAGCCTGGCAAGGACCCCAGACTGCTGCGGCCATTGAAGGCTATGCCAAGCAGGGCACCAAGGATATCTGTCTTGTGCCAATTGCATTCACAAGCGATCACATTGAGACTCTGTACGAACTTGATATCGaagtcaaggaggaggcagaCAAG CTCGGCGTCAACCTCACTCGGGCGGCTTCCCTCAACGattctcccatcttcatccgaGCTCTTGCCGATCTCATGTCGAATCATCTGAAATCGTACGAAGACGGTAGTGCGGGTCCGACAGGCAGACAGTTGTTATTGAGATGTCCGGGGTGCAACAACCCAAAATGTGCCAAGACCAAGGACTGGTTGGCGACTGGTGGGACTAGCATCACTGCATAG